TATGGTCTCAATCTCGATCTCCTTATCTCTCCTGCGTCTTTTCACAAATCCATATTCAGGCTTGTCACCAAACTTAATCTCCATCTGGTGCTCCTTGCTCCTTTTCCAGTTCCTCATCTTTTCTTCGTAAACTGCCATCTCTTTCTCCATTTCCAATTGAAGCTTTTGCTGTTGCTGATCCATATGAAGTTGATGAGCAAACTTGATTGCATCCGGCAGCAAGACCTCCAGCTGCTTGATCTCTTCATCGGTTATCTCCACCGTGTAAAGTTCTTTGTTTATTTGATGCTCTTTCAGGAAATCGGCAAACTTCATCGGCCTGTCCGCCAATCCGCCACTCCTGTGCATGGGTACCACAAAAAGGTCGGAGAGAATGGATTGTCCCAGATTATTGGCTACCAAACCCTGAATCAGATAGTAAGCCATATCCTTGGGCAGGCGATTAATTTTGGAAACAAGTGCCACATCTTTATCGACTGAAGCTTCCAACTGCGTCATCAGATAACGGACTACCGGGTGAAGCTCATAGAGCATCTGAAATCTGGCCCACTCTCCTTTTCGCTTGCGCGCATCGCTAATCGCTTTTTGCACATCCTCCCTGTTGAGTGAGAGTTGATATACATCACCAATCCCTCCAGGTTTTGCTTCTTTGGGTAAATCGTAAAGTATCCGATCAAGCTCAGGAGTGTTCTTCACCTCAAGAAGATCACCCTCAAAACAGGCATCATCGGTTTTAAGGCTATTTTCACTTTTCAGTTGCTCCAGTAGGGCGGTATAATAGCTTTTATCGTTCTCAAAGAGTGAGACCTCTTCCACGATGGGATCCTCGATCGCTAATCTGGGGGTGGACTCGTCAAACAGGGCATCAAACCAGTCGTCCGACTCTTCACTGGTGGGTGCTCCATCCAGCATATCCCTATTCCCTGTTGCAATGGCAGTGGTCACCAGTTCCTCTTCGGCAGATGCCTCATAGAGTTTATAGACCGATGCGGCATCGCCCAGGGATTGATAAACAGCTTCCTCCTTTTCTTTGAGTTTATTGACAATATGCAGGTCATCTTTCAAACCATCCAAATCGGATGTGGCTACCATGTAATGTATGAAGGGTGTTTTGGTTTGTCCATACCGGTCGATCCTTCCATTTCGCTGTTCCAGCGTGATCAGCGACCAGGGAATGTCGTAGTTAAACATATGGTTGCAGTAGTAGTGCAAGTTTACTCCTTGCGAACCGGCATCCGAAGTAAGCAGTATGCGATAGTCAGAGTCCTCTTTGCCAAAATCATCGATGATGCGCTGTTGCTCCATATCGGTGAGTGAGCCGTGAAAATCGGCTATCACACTGTCATCCAAGTCAAAGTCACTTTGCAGTTTCGTTTTTAACGCTTTGAGCGTCTCTATACGCTCAGCAAAAACAACGATTCTGAAATCTCTCTTTCTTCCATACCAGCCAAGGTCGATTAACTTTTTTCTAAACGCCAGGTATTTGGCATCTTGTTTATGATGGATGATTGCTTCCAGTTTCGCCTTCAAATTGTACAGAACATCACGGTTCTGCTCCACAATATCTTCCTGTTCTGTGAGTGCATCCAGTTTACTGATCCTGTTTTCAATGGACTTTAATGCTGCCTCGGGAGATGACATGTAGGACTTGAACAGACCAATGGCAAAAAGCAAATCTTTTTTCTGTTTGTTGCTGGTTTGCTTTCCGAACAAATCAGTGGAAATATCGTCCGGCATAAGGTTCTGCAGGGCTGCAAACTTAATGTTTTGCTGGATCTGCAGAAACTCATTCTCTGCGTCGCTTAGCTGGGCATGGATGGATACGACCTCACGATCCTGAAAATTGGATCGTACGGCATCATCGTCAATATCATTTTTAAACCGACGTACATAGTAATCCTTGATATCTTCCCGTGAATAATTGTACTCCTCTTTGATGGCCAGCGGCTCAATCATGTTGATGAGGTTGGCAAAGTTTTCCGGTTTTCCGTTGTGAGGAGTGGCTGAGGTGAGAATCAGCGACTCACACTTGGTACTGAGCAATTGTGCTAGCCCTCCCCGCTGCGAAGAGCTGTTTGCAACAGTATGGCATTCATCGATAACCACAATGTCCCAGCGTGTTTTTTCGATATAGTGTTGAAACTTGGCATTGTTTTTCAAGGTGTCTATGGATACGATGGTCTTATCGTAATAGTCGAAGGGATTCTTGTTGATCGGGAGTTCAGATTTGATTCTTGAAATCCCGTCCGAATCCAGGCGCACCAGTGGAATGGCAAATCGATTCCATATCTCCTGTTGGAACTGGGAGAGGATGTGTAACCTTCCCTATTTAGGGAAGGTTACACAAATAGGGAAGGTTACAGTTGATGAGTCATTAATAAATGCATGTTTAATCACTGATAAGGTAGATCTCAAGACATACAAGATGCATTTATCATTGGAAGATGTAATGTAGAAAGAGGCTGAATTCTTGCAGAGGGAGTTAATGCTCGGAGATAAAACATAGCCAACCGACTATACGCAAACAATATAAACATTTTAATACATGAAATTGTAGATGCGCTTTTAAAAGTTGACTTAAATAAAAGAAAAGATACTCAGAAGGGTTTATTATTAATGGATATTATCGAAGTGTTGGGGAAAATTGCTAGTGAGCAAATGGACGAGCGAGCGGAAGCGTACTTAAAAACAGAATATGAACGAGGAAACGATAAAGTAAAAAAGGCGATAAAAAAGTACTTAAAATGAAATTTGTGTAAGTGGTCGCCCTCCTAGCGACCTTCAAATTTGGGCCGACCGCACAGCCGATAACACAGCATTGCCGCTTCGGGTCGCGGAAAGCCAATTCATGATGTCGGACAAGTAAGCTGTGTCATGGAGTTGACGCGCCCACATCGATTCGCTAACCGAGTCGGCGGGGAGGGTGGATTCAGAGAAGAATGCCCGCCTTGTAAGCTCATCGACGTCGGCAATGCCAAACGTTGTGCGGCATACAAAAAAAGCCAACGCTGAAAAACCAAAAGAGCTTGCCCTTTTCCAACCCACGACAAGACAATGAATAATTGCACTGAAAAATAGTGAACTTTTACTATCTTTGACACCGAATAAACAAAACTTAGGTTTCAAATGAACCGAATAAAAGAAGTTTTAAAAGACAAAGGGATTTCGCAGGCTTGGCTTGCCAAACAAACGGGAAAAAGCTACAACACGATTAACGAATATGCTCGTAATGTGAGACAACCGAGTTTGGAAGACTTGTACACCATTGCGGAAATTTTAAATGTGAAAGTCAAAGATTTATTAACTGAAAGAAGATAAATGAAATTATATACAACATTAGAGCAACAACTCAAAAAAGAGCCCAACTTCGTTACAGACAACGGAGAACTGAAAAAATGGGTGGTGTTGAACAAAGCACAAAATTTTGACGAAGAATTGATTGGACTGTTGCTTGACAACACAGACCTGAAAGAGAAGTTTTTTGTAAACGTGAAAGGCACATTGGTTTTTAACCAAAACTTGTTTGTTCAGTTTCTGGAACAAAAAAACTATCTGAACGACAGCTACACCCAATTCAAAAACAAAGTTGGACTGACCATTGACGGCAAATACCTGAAACAACGCAACGAAGTGGCATTGGTTTGGCCATTTAAAGACTGCATTTTGGAAGGCGGACAAAGCCGTGAAGAAGACAAACGAGAAGAAATATTCTTTAATGAAATTTTGGCACAAGATGAAATAACCCAACTTTTAGAACCCAAAGTTTTGACCAATGCCAAACGCATTGACAAAGGCGGAGAAAAACCACTTGACCAATTTAACCGAAACGAAAACGGCACTATAGCAGACAACCTAATTATAAAAGGAAATAACTTACTTGGAATAGGAAGTTTATTGCCAAAATTCCGTGGCAAAATTAAGTTCATTTATATAGACCCACCATACAACACAGGAAGCGATTCCTTTAATTATAATGATGCTTTTAATCAATCGACTTGGTTAACTTTTATGAAAAACCGAATCGAGTTAGCAAAACGGTTGTTAGCACCTTCAGGGGTATTTATGGTTCAATGTTCATTTCACCAATTTGCATATTTAAAGGTTTTAATGAATGATTTATTTGAAAAACACTTGTGTGATTTCAATATACAAGTCAGACACCCTGATAGAGCTTTAACAGGCGACAAAGAGTTTAATGATGTTATTGAATATATTCTCATTTACTCGAACGATAAAGGCAAGAAAATGCCATTTATCGAAGAACAAAAAACTATAGATGATTATACATTGCAAATAGTCTTAAAGGAAGGTGTAGAACCTAAAATTATACAATGCGGTTCAAAAAGTGTTGAAATTTACTTACCTGAACAATATGAAGTAATATCAATACCACCAAGCAGGGAAGGATTGAAAAAAATTAGTATTCGGGGGTCAATTCGTGAAAAAAATAGTAGCGGAAGATTTTTCGTTAAATATTTGGAGAACCTAAGCGAATATCCACCAGAAACATTATTCAAAGTTCCTGATATGGGTGATGATTTAGAGAACCATAGATTCTTTTATTCAGCACCAAAAAATAAAAAGAATGGTGGTTATTATCAAGGTATGCCTACAAGTAGCGATGTGACTAAAAAACAGTATCCTAACTTTTACAATTTTGAGAAAGAATACAACAATGTTTCCAAGCAAGGAGATGTTGAGTTTAGAAATGGAAAAAAACCAGAAGAGCTTCTAAAATTTCTAATACAAATTTTTACCACTTCTAATGATATTGTTCTTGACTATCATTTAGGAAGTGGAACAACTGCGGCAGTTGCTCATAAACTAGGAAGACAGTATATCGGCTTGGAACAACTTCAAAGTCAAATTGATTTGTCTTTACAAAGAATTAAAAATGTAATCAATGGAGACCTAACAGGTATATCCGAAGATGAAGATGTGAATTGGCAAGGCGGTGGCTCATTCATTTATCTTGAATTAAAAAAATATAACCAATCGTTTATTGAGCAGATTGAAGAAGCCAAAGACACCAAAGCACTTTTGCAGATTTGGGAGCAGATGAAAGCAAAAAGTTTCTTGAATTACAATGTGGATATAAAGAAGCAGGACGAGCATTTGGAAGAATTTAAAGCATTAGCCCTTGCGGAGCAGAAACAACACCTTTGCGAGCTACTGGACAAAAACCAATTGTATGTAAATCTTTCTTCGCTCAATGATTCCGATTTTTCTTGCAGCGATGAAGAAAAGAAAGTAACCCAAGACTTTTATCAAACAAAGAAATAAGCAAATGGCGTTTTTATATGATATATTGTTACAGGAATTTGGTAAAAGAGCCATTGCCCAAGTTGCCGTTCCTAATCACATAACCGACAATTTAAAGCCTGGATTTGGTCAGCGACCTTATCAAATTGAAGCGTTTCAGCGATTCATTCTTTGCGATTCAGAAGATTTTGAAGGCAAACCCAAAAAACCGTTTCACTTGCTTTACAATATGGCAACGGGAAGTGGAAAGACACTGATTATGGCAGGTTTGATGTTGCACCTTTACCAAAAAGGCTATCGCAACTTTTTGTTTTTTGTAAACAGCAACAATATCATTCAGAAAACCAAAGACAATTTTCTCAATCCACAGGCTTCAAAATACTTGTTTAACCACAAAATTGTGATTGAAGGAAAAGAAGTGCTAATCAAAGAGATTGATAACTTTGAAGAAGCCGACCGTGAGAATATTAATTTGAAGTTTACCACCATTCAACAGCTTCATATTGACCTGAACAACACCAAAGAAAACAGCGTAACCTACGAAGATTTTAAGGACAAAAAATTGGTTTTGATTGCTGACGAAGCACACCATTTGGTAGCAGGTACTAAGTCGGGAAGATTGTTTGGAAGTTGGGAAGATACCGTAAAGAAAATTCACGATTCCAATTTTGAAAATATCTTATTGGAGTTTACGGCAACCATTGACACAGATACAGCAGAACTCGTAAAACACTATCAAGACAAAGTAATTTTCAAATATGACCTTGCTCAATTTCGTATAGACAAGTACTCTAAAGAAATCAACCTAATTCGTTCCTTGTATGATGAGCAAGAGAGAATCATTCAGGCTTTGATTTTGAATTTGTATCGTCAAGAATTAGCAACTTCAAACAATATTAATTTAAAGCCAGTAATTCTTTTCAAAGCCAAAAGGACAATCAAAGAATCAGAGCAAAACAAAGAGAACTTTCACAAACTGATTGATGATTTTTCGGTGGCAATGGTGATCAAAATTCAAAAGACTTCTACAGTTCCAATTGTTCAAAAGGCTTTCCGATTTTTTGAAGTCAAAGGCATTTCAGCCAATGAAATAGTTAAACGCATTCAAGCCAATTTTAGATTTGAAAATTGCCTAAGTGCCAACAATGATGCAGAAGCCGAACAGAATCAAATTTTGCTCAACACTTTGGAAGATGAAAACAATCCAATCCGAGCCGTTTTTGCCGTTCAGAAACTGAACGAAGGTTGGGATGTTTTGAATTTGTTTGACATTGTTCGCCTTTACGAAGACCGAGACGGCAAAGATGGGAAGCCAGGGAAAACTACACTTTCAGAAGCCCAATTAATTGGTCGTGGTGCAAGGTATTATCCGTTTGCATTGGAAGAAGGACAAGACAAGTTTACCCGAAAATTTGATGATGATATATCCAATGATTTGAAAATATTGGAAGAATTGTATTACCACACCAAAGAAGACAGCCGTTACATTTCGGAATTGAAAAAAGCCCTTGTGGATTCAGGTATTTATGAAGATGATGAGAATTTGGTTCAACTCAATTTATTTTTAAAACCTGAATTTAAGAAAACAGATTTTTACAGAGACGGACACGTTTTCTTCAATAAGAAAGTGCCAAAGAGTTTTGACAACATAAAATCGTTTGCAGACTTAGGCGTAAAGAAAACCAACTACCGACACCCTTTATCTTCGGGAGTTGGCAGAATGTCGAGTGCCTTTTTTGAAATGGAGCCGACCCAATCGAATGATGAAGTAATTAAAACTAAAGATGTTCTTTTAGCGAAAGACGAAAATAGACCAGAAAAGGATTTTATACCAAATCATATAATCCGTTTTGCATTGAGCCAAAACCCGTTTTTCTATTTCGACAGTTTATCGCATTACTTCCCAAGCGTTGATTCGCTTTCAAACTTCATTGATAGCACCGATTTTTTAGCAGGGTTGGAAATCACATTTAGCGGAACACCTAACCGACTAAAAGAAATTAGCCATTTCGACTATTTGCAAGCCTTAAACGGACTTTTGCAAAGCATTGAAGCAGACATAAAGAGCAACTCGACAGAATACGAAGGTTCAGACTATATCAAAGAACCAATTCACAAAGTTTTCAAAGACAAAGAAATCAAGGTTTACAAAGACAGCGAAAGAGCAGACGGACAAGAAACATTGGTAGCCAACGAGCCTTGGTATGTTTACAATGCCAACTATGGAACAAGTGAAGAAAAGAAATTTGTAGAACTGTTTTCAAGACGATTTGAAGGACTGAATCAGAAGTTTGAAAACATTTACCTAATCCGAAACGAAAGAGAAATTAAAATCTTCGACAAACTCGGACGAGCATTTGAGCCAGACTTTTTATTGTTCTGCAAACAGCGTGACGGAGAACAAATGACTTTTCAAGTTTTCATAGAGCCAAAAGGAGAGCATTTAAAAGGATACGACAAATGGAAAGAAGACTTTTTGACTGAAATCAAAGCAGAACAAAAGACAATCAAAATCCATACAGACACTTATTTGATAACAGCCGTTCCTTTCTACAACTACAACAACGAAAATGAATTTAAGACAACATTAGAAAACACATTAAACGAATAGAAATGCGACACTATCCCAATAAGTGTGTAAGTAGTAATAAAAATTGGTTTAAAATTAGTCCCCAGTTCCTCACCGGCCTCGTCCATTTCTTGGTCGCTTCTCTAACGGCCAGGTATACAGACTTCATGACGGCCTCGTCGGTAGGGAATGAAAGCTTGTTTCTCGTGTACTTCCTGATCTTCCCGTTCAGGTTCTCGATCAGGTTGGTAGTATAAATAATACGCCTGATTTCCACCGGGAAATCAAAAAACACGGTCAGCCCCTCCCAGTTGTCCCTCCAGGATTTGACGGCATACGCGTATTTACCTTCCCATTTGAGGGCGAAATCGTTCAATGCCGCTTCCGCCGCCTCCCTGGTGGGGGCATCATATATCTGTTTCATGTCAGCGGTGAACTCTTTCTTGTCTTTCCACACCACGTACCTGCACGCGTTCCGTATCTGGTGAACCACACATATTTGTGTCCTGGATTGGGGGAACACGTTTTGTATGGTGTCGGTGAAACCGTTCAGGTTGTCGGTGGCCGTGATCAGGATATCCTTGACACCGCGGGCTTTCATGTCTGTCAGGACACTCATCCAGAAAGAGGCGCTTTCATTCTTGCCGAGCCAGAGGTCCAGCACCTCCTTCTTGCCATCACGACGGAGCCCCACGGCAATGTAAACGGTCTTGTTGACCACCCTGGAGTTCTCGCGCACCTTGAAAACGATCCCGTCCATCCAGACGATCATGTAGACCTCTTCCAGGGGCCGGTTTTTGCCAGGCTATGATATCTTCCGTCACGCGGTCCGTTATCCTGGATATCGCGCTCGTGGAAAGCCTGAAGTCATATATCTCGTGGAGTTGCTCCTCGATGTCGGCATTACTCATCCCTTTGGCGTACAGGGATATCACCAGGGATTCGATCCCCTCGGCGAGGCTCTTCCGCTTGGGCACAATGACCGGCTCGAAGCTGCTGTCCCGGTCACGGGGGACGTCAATGCGGGCTTCACCGAAACCGGTCTTTATCGTTTTGCTCCCGTACCCGTTACGGGCGTTGGAATGGCCACTTTTGGCGTGTTTGTCGTAACCCAGGTGATGGTCAAGCTCACCCTCGAGCATTTGCTCGATACCTCGTTTATGTAACCCGGAAAGAAAGCTCTCGAACTCTTTCCCGCTCTTGAATTGTTTAAAAAAATCGTCGTTTAATAATTCTTCTTTTCTCATAACTGTTGAAGTGGTAAGTTAATAAAAATTTCTGAAGGGTTCAAGCCCGGGCTTGAACCCTTCAGATTACCAACTTACACAGTTCATGGGATACTCCTCTTTCCAGCCATATATATACCAAAAAACCGCTCAAATATCTCAATTTGAACGGTTTGTATGTTTGTTATCACCTTTTGTCCAAGGCTTCAAGTGATCCGAGCGGGATTCGAACCCACGACCCACAGCTTAGAAGGCTGTTGCTCTATCCAGCTGAGCTACCGGACCATCCTTTTGAGGCTGCAAAAATAACGCAATTCTCAGAATAAAAAAAATTTATGATTCGCTAATTTATATATCTTTGTAGGATTCGGCTGCCTCGGCTTATTGTTGGCAGAAAATAGGGGTATACAGAATTGTTTTAATTACTGAACATTCTGCCGGAGCATACGTTAATAAAAAAAGTGCACGATTTTAACAATACAACTATCCATTATTCAGGATATTATATTCCCTAACCCGATTCTTAATTCAGCAATATGGACAGAAGAACCTTTATCAAAAAATCATCACTGACAACAGCCGCAGTAGCAACAGGATTTCATTCACCGTTGTTTGCACAGGATACCTCTAATTTAAAGATCGGACTTATCGGAAGCGGATGGTACGGTATGGTGATCGCTAAAGCGGCATTGCAGGCAGGCGGAGTGGAGATAGCTGCTATCTGTGACGTGGATACTGCCCATCTGAAAAACAGTGCAACCGAACTGGAAACATTACAGGGAGTAAAACCAAAAGAGTTTAAGGATTATCATGAGTTACTAAACCTGCCGGCATTGGATGCGGTGCTGATAGGAACACCTCCTCATTGGCATGCTCTGCAATTCATAGATGCCTGTAAAAAAGGACTACCTATCTACTGTGAAAAACCACTGGCGTACGATGTGGATGAAGGGAAAGCCATGATAGAAGCGGCACGTAAGGCCGGTAATATTGTGCAGATCGGTTTTCAACGTCGTCAGAGTAAAGCATTCCAAAAAGCCAGAGAACTCATCCAAACCGGAGAGATAGGCAGAGTGCGACAGATAGGTGCACAAATACATTACAACCCGGGCAATGCAGATACCACTGTGCAGGATCCACCCTCTTCACTGGACTGGGACGCATGGTGCGGTCCTGCCCCAAAACTCCCCTACAGTCCATCCATCGGGCACGGAAATTGGAGACTGGAGAAAGAATACGGCAATGGTCACCTGGTGGACTGGGGTATCCATCATATAGATATTATCCGTACCATTATGGATTTCAAAATGCCTGAATCGATCCATGCTACCGGGAGCCTCAACGTGCTGAAAGGAAGAATAACTACACCCGATACCCTTTTGGCAACCATGCATTTCAAAGATTGCCCGGTTGTCTGGCAACACAGGCTTTGGGGTACCGGAGACCTGAATCCTCAATTCAATAACGGCATATTTTTCTATGGAGAGAAAGCAACCCTTTTTGCTGCTGACAATAAACTGATACTGACACCTGCGGGAAGAGACCGGGAACAGCAGGTAATGGATATCGATACACCCGATATGCAGGAAAAACATCTGTCCGAATTTATCCATGCAGTAAGGGCAAAAGATAAAAATCTGGTAAGCTGTAAAGTTGAGGATGCCTTCCAATCGACTGCTGCAGTCCAGTTAGCGATGATCTCGTATGAAACGGCCAGTGAAGTAAAATGGGATGCTACCGGAAATACAATTTCGGGGAATGACAACGCCAGAAAATTATCGGCACGTTCATACCGTCAAGGATATATAAGGCCGACATACTGATAAACAAACTTTCTTACAGATATCCATTTAATCTACCAGACAAGCATGTCGACACTCTTTTTAATCTTTGCCATCCTATCGGCAGTAGCCATTCTTCTGTTCATGGTCTTGAAACTCAAGATCAGTGCATTTATTGCATTGCTGATCACCTCCATTTATGTAGGGATTGTTTCAGGGATGCCGCTGAACGACATTACCCAATCCATTCAGGAAGGGATGGCAGGGACGCTTGGCTTTGTAGCAACAGTAGTAGGATTGGGAGCAATCTTCGGGCAGATGCTCGAAAGTTCGGGAGGAGCTGAGTCCCTGGCAGATTATTTAGTAAGAAAGTTTGGAAAAGAGAGAGCCCCATGGGCAATGGTTACCACCGGTTTTATTGTCGCTATTCCTGTCTTCTTCGACGTGGGGTTTATCATTCTGGTCCCTATTGTGTATGCCCTATCGCGCGACACCAAACGTTCGCTGCTCTATTACGCCATACCTTTGCTGGCTGGTCTGGCGGTTACCCATAGTTTCATTCCGCCTACCCCCGGACCGGTAGCAGTGGCTGATATTATCAACGCCCAATTAGGATGGGTTAT
This window of the Proteiniphilum saccharofermentans genome carries:
- a CDS encoding helicase-related protein yields the protein MRLDSDGISRIKSELPINKNPFDYYDKTIVSIDTLKNNAKFQHYIEKTRWDIVVIDECHTVANSSSQRGGLAQLLSTKCESLILTSATPHNGKPENFANLINMIEPLAIKEEYNYSREDIKDYYVRRFKNDIDDDAVRSNFQDREVVSIHAQLSDAENEFLQIQQNIKFAALQNLMPDDISTDLFGKQTSNKQKKDLLFAIGLFKSYMSSPEAALKSIENRISKLDALTEQEDIVEQNRDVLYNLKAKLEAIIHHKQDAKYLAFRKKLIDLGWYGRKRDFRIVVFAERIETLKALKTKLQSDFDLDDSVIADFHGSLTDMEQQRIIDDFGKEDSDYRILLTSDAGSQGVNLHYYCNHMFNYDIPWSLITLEQRNGRIDRYGQTKTPFIHYMVATSDLDGLKDDLHIVNKLKEKEEAVYQSLGDAASVYKLYEASAEEELVTTAIATGNRDMLDGAPTSEESDDWFDALFDESTPRLAIEDPIVEEVSLFENDKSYYTALLEQLKSENSLKTDDACFEGDLLEVKNTPELDRILYDLPKEAKPGGIGDVYQLSLNREDVQKAISDARKRKGEWARFQMLYELHPVVRYLMTQLEASVDKDVALVSKINRLPKDMAYYLIQGLVANNLGQSILSDLFVVPMHRSGGLADRPMKFADFLKEHQINKELYTVEITDEEIKQLEVLLPDAIKFAHQLHMDQQQQKLQLEMEKEMAVYEEKMRNWKRSKEHQMEIKFGDKPEYGFVKRRRRDKEIEIETILNRSSQYFKDLTSLNSVPYLKVLAVFYN
- a CDS encoding helix-turn-helix transcriptional regulator, which produces MNRIKEVLKDKGISQAWLAKQTGKSYNTINEYARNVRQPSLEDLYTIAEILNVKVKDLLTERR
- a CDS encoding DNA methyltransferase; this translates as MKLYTTLEQQLKKEPNFVTDNGELKKWVVLNKAQNFDEELIGLLLDNTDLKEKFFVNVKGTLVFNQNLFVQFLEQKNYLNDSYTQFKNKVGLTIDGKYLKQRNEVALVWPFKDCILEGGQSREEDKREEIFFNEILAQDEITQLLEPKVLTNAKRIDKGGEKPLDQFNRNENGTIADNLIIKGNNLLGIGSLLPKFRGKIKFIYIDPPYNTGSDSFNYNDAFNQSTWLTFMKNRIELAKRLLAPSGVFMVQCSFHQFAYLKVLMNDLFEKHLCDFNIQVRHPDRALTGDKEFNDVIEYILIYSNDKGKKMPFIEEQKTIDDYTLQIVLKEGVEPKIIQCGSKSVEIYLPEQYEVISIPPSREGLKKISIRGSIREKNSSGRFFVKYLENLSEYPPETLFKVPDMGDDLENHRFFYSAPKNKKNGGYYQGMPTSSDVTKKQYPNFYNFEKEYNNVSKQGDVEFRNGKKPEELLKFLIQIFTTSNDIVLDYHLGSGTTAAVAHKLGRQYIGLEQLQSQIDLSLQRIKNVINGDLTGISEDEDVNWQGGGSFIYLELKKYNQSFIEQIEEAKDTKALLQIWEQMKAKSFLNYNVDIKKQDEHLEEFKALALAEQKQHLCELLDKNQLYVNLSSLNDSDFSCSDEEKKVTQDFYQTKK
- a CDS encoding DEAD/DEAH box helicase family protein; translated protein: MAFLYDILLQEFGKRAIAQVAVPNHITDNLKPGFGQRPYQIEAFQRFILCDSEDFEGKPKKPFHLLYNMATGSGKTLIMAGLMLHLYQKGYRNFLFFVNSNNIIQKTKDNFLNPQASKYLFNHKIVIEGKEVLIKEIDNFEEADRENINLKFTTIQQLHIDLNNTKENSVTYEDFKDKKLVLIADEAHHLVAGTKSGRLFGSWEDTVKKIHDSNFENILLEFTATIDTDTAELVKHYQDKVIFKYDLAQFRIDKYSKEINLIRSLYDEQERIIQALILNLYRQELATSNNINLKPVILFKAKRTIKESEQNKENFHKLIDDFSVAMVIKIQKTSTVPIVQKAFRFFEVKGISANEIVKRIQANFRFENCLSANNDAEAEQNQILLNTLEDENNPIRAVFAVQKLNEGWDVLNLFDIVRLYEDRDGKDGKPGKTTLSEAQLIGRGARYYPFALEEGQDKFTRKFDDDISNDLKILEELYYHTKEDSRYISELKKALVDSGIYEDDENLVQLNLFLKPEFKKTDFYRDGHVFFNKKVPKSFDNIKSFADLGVKKTNYRHPLSSGVGRMSSAFFEMEPTQSNDEVIKTKDVLLAKDENRPEKDFIPNHIIRFALSQNPFFYFDSLSHYFPSVDSLSNFIDSTDFLAGLEITFSGTPNRLKEISHFDYLQALNGLLQSIEADIKSNSTEYEGSDYIKEPIHKVFKDKEIKVYKDSERADGQETLVANEPWYVYNANYGTSEEKKFVELFSRRFEGLNQKFENIYLIRNEREIKIFDKLGRAFEPDFLLFCKQRDGEQMTFQVFIEPKGEHLKGYDKWKEDFLTEIKAEQKTIKIHTDTYLITAVPFYNYNNENEFKTTLENTLNE
- a CDS encoding Gfo/Idh/MocA family protein yields the protein MDRRTFIKKSSLTTAAVATGFHSPLFAQDTSNLKIGLIGSGWYGMVIAKAALQAGGVEIAAICDVDTAHLKNSATELETLQGVKPKEFKDYHELLNLPALDAVLIGTPPHWHALQFIDACKKGLPIYCEKPLAYDVDEGKAMIEAARKAGNIVQIGFQRRQSKAFQKARELIQTGEIGRVRQIGAQIHYNPGNADTTVQDPPSSLDWDAWCGPAPKLPYSPSIGHGNWRLEKEYGNGHLVDWGIHHIDIIRTIMDFKMPESIHATGSLNVLKGRITTPDTLLATMHFKDCPVVWQHRLWGTGDLNPQFNNGIFFYGEKATLFAADNKLILTPAGRDREQQVMDIDTPDMQEKHLSEFIHAVRAKDKNLVSCKVEDAFQSTAAVQLAMISYETASEVKWDATGNTISGNDNARKLSARSYRQGYIRPTY